In Osmerus mordax isolate fOsmMor3 chromosome 16, fOsmMor3.pri, whole genome shotgun sequence, the genomic stretch GTCTCTGCTCCATCCCCAGGCCCTAACCACATGCCCATGCAGGGCCCCGGGCCTGGCCCTAACCAGCCCCCCAACATGCCCAGTGGAGCCATGAACATGCCCCCCAGCAGCCACGGCTCCATGGGCGGCTACAACcactctgtcccctcctcccagggCATTCCCGCCCAGGCCCAGATGAACATGACCCAGGGCCAGCCCATGGGCAACTACGGCCCCCGGCCCAACATGAACATGCAGCCTAACCAAGGTGACTACAGCCCGGCGACacgcgcgtgcgcacacacagccctccccaACGCAGGATCCAGAAAGCTCATTCTGTGGTTTCAGCTACACTTGTTGACCTTGACGTTATGGGTCATGGATGCTGGCGCTCGACCTGAACTCTTCTCCTGCACGTTTCAATGCTGACGAAGTGGTGTTCCATCCTTGTGTCTTCTCCAGGTCCCATGATGCAGCATCAGCCCCCCTCTCAACAGTACAACATGCCCCCCGGCGCCAGCGGACAGCACTACCAGGGCCAGCAGAACCCCATGGGCATGATGGGCCAGGTCAACCAGGGGAACCATGTCATGGGCCAGAGGCCCATGCCGCCCTACAGACCCCCCCAGCAAGGTATGCTCCTCAGCGGGCAGCGGtgtcggggggggtgggggggagtgccCACCGGCACTGGACTAcaacctctcctctaccctcttctttaaccccccccccctctctccttctgacgTGACCCTGTTTTCACTGTGGTTGCTCACTGACGCAGgcgagcccccccccacccccacatgcCCACCCCCCCTATTAGACACGCCCTGGTGCTCTGGAGTCCTTTTTTGGCATTTCCTGTCAGTCCTGGACGCAACCCTACTCCCAGTCTCCGAAACAGCTAAAACCCCTATCCTGGTGTATCCACGGAGGCCCTGGTCAGAGTGCTCCAGAGCATATTACTGGGGGGGTAGAGAAAAgaaaagctaaaaaaaacaaaaaaaaaacaccccaaCCCCCTTCACTCCCTTCCCCGAACACAGTATGACCCACCCCCCAACAACACCTTGAATCtacttgtgtgtatgttgtgtgctgtgtgtgtatgtgtaggaccCCCTCAGCAGTACCCAGGGCAGGAAGACTACTATGGGGACCAGTACAGTCACGCAGCACAGGGAGCCTCAGAAGGTAGGAGAACTCTCCGGCCTCTCCCAGAAAAAAAAACCCAAACCACGAGCTCTTATCTCTCGCCAGCTAATAAACACttaaaaaggaaaagagaagaggagcagtCTTAAATCCCAGAGCAGAACGGACAGGAGGGATGAGGTCAAGAGCCGCCACACACCCCACGAGACATGCCCGGCAGGGGCCGGTCCCTAGCGAGCCTCAAAGCCGATTTGTTACGTGAAGAGAAGGGATGCCTCATcttaacaacccccccccccccccccaacccgccccaccccccacagCTCAGCTGTTATTTCAGTCAGAGCCGTCCCTGTGTCTTGGTAGCTCCTTGAGGCTGTGCATCAGAACACGTCGGCCTCTCGTCAGAGCGCCAGAGCCTCTCCGCGCTGTGTCACCGTCGACCATGTTCCCAGAAACGACTTCCTCCTGTGTCGGTTAACTTTGACTCGCTCCACGCTTTTCTTTATCTTCCTCTCCCGAAACCTTTCACTGTTTTCACACTAAAGTTACCAAATAaaaccttgccccccccccccacacacacacacacacaaggctgttTGCTGAACATGGCATATCCGCTTTTAAAAGCAATATTGATAAACATGtattaaacatgtacactgtaagtCTGTGATGAGTGTTCGTCCTGCTTTCAAACCATGGTTCCGTTTCCCTTCATAAGACAATGCCGGGTTTTATTTCCTGCCCCTGGGGCATTAACATGTCTTCCTATCTCCCTGTCACTACCATGTAGGTCACACTTACTGTTCTCCACTACTGTATCCTGAAGTAGGCCTCTACAGGCCTTGTGAGGAGCCCACACTGCATTGCCACCAAGGAGGTATCTAGGAGGCGATACCTTAGCAAACGTCTTCACATGTCCAAGCACATGAGGAGGTGAAAGCAGACACTTTGCTCTGCCATTGATTTGGTCTGGGAGTcaacttttttggggggctttACTCAAGGCTTTTTTTTGGAAAGGACCTCAACGAACGAGCAGTTTTGCATTAACCACGTCCACAGTCCTTCctggctagcctagctagcagcGAGTGAGCAGCCTTAGCTTGCCGTGTGCGCTTTACTCACAGCCTACTCTGCTTTTTAGTCGTCGTCCATTTCTCTGTCCGTGCTTTGTGTGTCTTATTtgtgtcttccccccccccccccccccctctcattacTCACTTTTCATGAATTGTTTTAAAATCATGTGGGCTTTTATTTTGGTTGTAACTGTTTTTGTATATTTGCGTCTCACTTATGACGTCAGGTAAGGCTACTTGGACGGCGTTGCAGTAACCAGCTGAGGCGTAAAGCCCTCAAACCCGTCGGGATATCCCAACGCTTCACTCACCGTCTGTTGACCTGCTTCGGTGGTTCTcgctttcattctttttgaaAAGTGGCGTCACAACATTGCGAGAGCTACAGCTGACAGCCAACAGACAGTGACCACGAGAGGGGGGTGTTGGTGAGAGGGGGTAACCGTTGGGCCACCCCAGTCTCGGACCAAAGCGGTCTCCCAACAGACACCCCACCCTTGTGAATGCTCTGGCTGAAAGCTGCTGCTGTTGAGGAGCGGTGCTGCTCTCCTGCTGATgccgctctctgtctccccctgcaggtaacGCCCAGTATGGCCAGCAGCAGGAGGCCTACCAGCAGggccccccccagcagcagggcTACCCCCCTCAGCAGCAGTACCCAGGACAGCAGGGCTACCCCGGACAGCAGCAGGGCTACGGTAGGTGGGACGGTGAAACGGCGCGTCTACTactctcgccctctctttctccctcttgctttttctctctgtctctcccatgcTTCTGTCTCTGttactctcacccccccccccccccccccccccccatgaaccTCAGTTTGAAGATGTTTGAGAGACAGGACGCAGGGTTACACTAGTCCGACGAAGTTTAGCCATGAGCAGGCTATTGGACAACACTCTGGCAGGCGAGAGCCATACagaagtgaggaagaggaggggaggagaggggggctggcccAGGATAACCCCGAGGGCGGTGATGGGAGAGTGGGCGAGGAGGGCTGCGCTCCTCACCCGTGTTTGGGAACTcatctctcgctcgctctccctctgaGCCAGAGGCCATTCTCGCATGTCAGTAATGAGCTGGTGAGGTTTTGGGCTAGGATCAATCtggcacacccacatacacacttagGTTCTTGAAG encodes the following:
- the ss18 gene encoding protein SSXT isoform X2, which gives rise to MSVAFAPHRQRGKGDITPAGIQKLLDENNQLIQCIMEFQSKGKTAECSQYQQMLHRNLVYLATIADSNQNMQSLLPACDSPIPEVKLEPPSQSMPMGPGGMTQSGAPPQPPHGHSMPSDGMVSGGPPAPHMQNQMNGQMPGPNHMPMQGPGPGPNQPPNMPSGAMNMPPSSHGSMGGYNHSVPSSQGIPAQAQMNMTQGQPMGNYGPRPNMNMQPNQGPMMQHQPPSQQYNMPPGASGQHYQGQQNPMGMMGQVNQGNHVMGQRPMPPYRPPQQGPPQQYPGQEDYYGDQYSHAAQGASEGNAQYGQQQEAYQQGPPQQQGYPPQQQYPGQQGYPGQQQGYGPSQGAPGQYPNYPQGQGQQYGGYRPPQPGPPQAQQQRPYGYDQGQYGNYQQ
- the ss18 gene encoding protein SSXT isoform X4 gives rise to the protein MSVAFAPHRQRGKGDITPAGIQKLLDENNQLIQCIMEFQSKGKTAECSQYQQMLHRNLVYLATIADSNQNMQSLLPAPPSQSMPMGPGGMTQSGAPPQPPHGHSMPSDGMVSGGPPAPHMQNQMNGQMPGPNHMPMQGPGPGPNQPPNMPSGAMNMPPSSHGSMGGYNHSVPSSQGIPAQAQMNMTQGQPMGNYGPRPNMNMQPNQGPMMQHQPPSQQYNMPPGASGQHYQGQQNPMGMMGQVNQGNHVMGQRPMPPYRPPQQGPPQQYPGQEDYYGDQYSHAAQGASEGNAQYGQQQEAYQQGPPQQQGYPPQQQYPGQQGYPGQQQGYGPSQGAPGQYPNYPQGQGQQYGGYRPPQPGPPQAQQQRPYGYDQGQYGNYQQ
- the ss18 gene encoding protein SSXT isoform X3, whose translation is MSVAFAPHRQRGKGDITPAGIQKLLDENNQLIQCIMEFQSKGKTAECSQYQQMLHRNLVYLATIADSNQNMQSLLPAKCDSPIPEVKLEPPSQSMPMGPGGMTQSGAPPQPPHGHSMPSDGMVSGGPPAPHMQNQMNGQMPGPNHMPMQGPGPGPNQPPNMPSGAMNMPPSSHGSMGGYNHSVPSSQGIPAQAQMNMTQGQPMGNYGPRPNMNMQPNQGPMMQHQPPSQQYNMPPGASGQHYQGQQNPMGMMGQVNQGNHVMGQRPMPPYRPPQQGPPQQYPGQEDYYGDQYSHAAQGASEGNAQYGQQQEAYQQGPPQQQGYPPQQQYPGQQGYPGQQQGYGPSQGAPGQYPNYPQGQGQQYGGYRPPQPGPPQAQQQRPYGYDQGHMRK
- the ss18 gene encoding protein SSXT isoform X1, whose protein sequence is MSVAFAPHRQRGKGDITPAGIQKLLDENNQLIQCIMEFQSKGKTAECSQYQQMLHRNLVYLATIADSNQNMQSLLPAKCDSPIPEVKLEPPSQSMPMGPGGMTQSGAPPQPPHGHSMPSDGMVSGGPPAPHMQNQMNGQMPGPNHMPMQGPGPGPNQPPNMPSGAMNMPPSSHGSMGGYNHSVPSSQGIPAQAQMNMTQGQPMGNYGPRPNMNMQPNQGPMMQHQPPSQQYNMPPGASGQHYQGQQNPMGMMGQVNQGNHVMGQRPMPPYRPPQQGPPQQYPGQEDYYGDQYSHAAQGASEGNAQYGQQQEAYQQGPPQQQGYPPQQQYPGQQGYPGQQQGYGPSQGAPGQYPNYPQGQGQQYGGYRPPQPGPPQAQQQRPYGYDQGQYGNYQQ